The Bacteroidales bacterium DNA window CCGGCAAGATCACTGTAAACTGAATCTTGTGAAACCACTTTTATGTTTTTAATTTTTGCACCTGTACTGTCGGATGCGATACAACCTTTAACAATAAAATCTGCATTAGGACATCCATATTCTGCCTGAATACCACCTCCGTTATTTTTATCACATGACGATAAAATTCCTAATGCGCTTAATAATAATACAAGAAGGGTATTATATTTTTTGAGAAAGTATTTTTTCATTTTAGTATTTTTTATAAAGGTATATATTTTTGTAAAAGTGTTGGATTCATTGTTAAATAATCTTAACTAATTATTTAGAACAATTCTTGATAATGATTTTATTAAATTGTACCTTTGTTTAGAA harbors:
- a CDS encoding radical SAM-associated putative lipoprotein gives rise to the protein MKKYFLKKYNTLLVLLLSALGILSSCDKNNGGGIQAEYGCPNADFIVKGCIASDSTGAKIKNIKVVSQDSVYSDLAGNYILIMNAFPENQTFTLHFKDVDSTDNGSYQNLDTTISFQNPQFTNGDGDWYEGQTTKELNVKLNLK